A stretch of the Panicum virgatum strain AP13 chromosome 9N, P.virgatum_v5, whole genome shotgun sequence genome encodes the following:
- the LOC120691506 gene encoding katanin p80 WD40 repeat-containing subunit B1 homolog KTN80.4-like: protein MENSNCITLDICASLLRLSSSLLESKYDRHLSVALGMILNLVKSFGATISLALSAAPPVGVDLEAEQRLERCSLCFQELKKASTSLKSLTRRQGEVGRSAQELALFLQDILQLSRV, encoded by the exons ATGGAGAATAGTAACTGTATCACTTTAGATATTTGCGCTTCTCTCTTACGTCTTTCCTCCAGTCTTCTTGAAAGCAAATATGACAG GCATCTGAGCGTTGCCTTGGGGATGATTCTCAACCTTGTTAAGAGCTTTGGTGCAACTATTTCTTTAGCTTTGTCGGCTGCGCCGCCTGTTGGTGTGGACCTTGAGGCTGAGCAGAG GTTGGAGCGGTGCAGTCTATGTTTCCAAGAGCTGAAGAAGGCGAGCACCAGCCTCAAGTCGCTGACAAG ACGGCAAGGTGAGGTTGGGAGATCAGCGCAGGAGCTCGCCCTTTTTCTTCAGGATATCTTGCAACTGTCAAGAGTGTAA
- the LOC120691033 gene encoding E3 ubiquitin-protein ligase HAKAI homolog, whose product MLQIRLSKIGSSDSGAAVSGAAAAGGASAAAGAAAALGGGVPESVTVACPDHLVIADLPVAKSLGAVTTSAAAAARAIGRRSRRPLGERVHICSRCEFPIAIYGRLIPCEHAFCLTCARSDSSCYLCDERIQKIQSVKMMEGIFICAAPMCLKSFLKKADFESHVPEAHANLLQTNVEKEEHNESDAPNISRASAGDTQRQSQMPEMSTARAPPRPGVSPTSTSHMQDREERSRYHQSREQTPLRPPMLSKPPSFHGRHSYPPGDAQAENNPPQGFDRPYNWTSQSRQESPGAATPLRQESDHSTQDKQQLMANAPFMFPPIPPHQANFMMPMNMNQPMIPNAPFNYPLQQDGNPQYFATPFQMQLPDTGSDQGSMSGVQPPAGPMSFPEGLQRPWAMGLMGNPFQSMTLGQGMADCAGDPQGGGGMAFMQASFGGIPEGSMNPGMSDRGDGRGILAQMPMPMQMQMSLPPPPPTQPPSGSQQSFNRS is encoded by the exons ATGCTGCAGATCCGCCTGAGCAAGATCGGCTCGTCGgactccggcgccgccgtctccggcgcggcagccgcgggcggcgcctccgccgccgcgggggcggcTGCGGCGTTGGGCGGTGGCGTCCCGGAGTCGGTCACCGTGGCGTGCCCCGATCACCTTGTGATTGCGGACCTCCCCGTCGCGAAGAGCCTCGGCGCCGTCAcgacctctgccgccgccgccgcgcgcgccatcgggcgccgctcccgccgcccgcTCGGGGAGCGTGTCCACATCTGCTCCCGCTGCGAATTCCCCATCGCCATCTACGGCCGCCTC ATTCCTTGCGAACATGCCTTTTGTTTAACCTGTGCAAGAAGTGATTCCAGCTGCTATCT ATGTGATGAGCGTATTCAGAAGATACAGAGTGTGAAAATGATGGAAGGGATTTTCATCTGTGCTGCACCGATGTGTCTCAAGTCTTTCCTTAAGAAAGCAGATTTTGAGTCTCATGTGCCTGAAGCCCATGCTAACCTCCTACAAACTAATGTAGAGAAGGAAGAACATAACGAGTCAGATGCTCCAAACATCTCCCGTGCTTCTGCAGGGGATACTCAAAGACAATCTCAAATGCCTGAAATGTCCACTGCACGGGCTCCTCCAAGGCCAGGTGTTTCACCCACTTCAACTTCTCACATGCAAGATCGTGAAGAACGCTCCCGCTACCACCAATCCAGGGAGCAAACCCCACTAAGGCCCCCAATGCTTTCAAAACCGCCATCATTCCATGGTCGCCACTCATATCCACCAGGGGATGCTCAGGCTGAGAACAACCCACCTCAAGGATTTGACCGGCCCTACAACTGGACTTCTCAGTCACGCCAGGAGAGCCCTGGTGCGGCAACTCCACTTCGCCAAGAATCTGACCACAGTACTCAGGACAAGCAACAATTGATGGCTAATGCACCCTTTATGTTTCCACCAATTCCTCCTCATCAGGCAAACTTTATGATGCCCATGAATATGAATCAGCCTATGATCCCCAATGCACCATTCAATTATCCTCTCCAGCAAGATGGAAATCCTCAGTATTTTGCTACCCCCTTCCAGATGCAACTGCCAGATACTGGATCAGACCAAGGTTCCATGTCAGGTGTCCAGCCTCCAGCTGGTCCTATGAGCTTCCCTGAGGGGCTTCAGCGCCCATGGGCTATGGGACTGATGGGTAATCCATTTCAGTCAATGACCCTTGGGCAGGGAATGGCTGATTGTGCAGGTGATCCTCAGGGTGGTGGTGGTATGGCCTTCATGCAGGCTAGTTTTGGGGGCATTCCTGAGGGCTCCATGAATCCAGGCATGTCAGATCGAGGTGATGGAAGGGGTATTCTAGCACAGATGCCTATGCCGATGCAAATGCAGATGTCACTTCCCCCACCTCCCCCTACACAACCTCCATCAGGCTCACAGCAATCTTTTAACCGGAGTTGA
- the LOC120691641 gene encoding ABC transporter G family member 11-like has protein sequence MRKGGAAAGAMGRAAAAAAELEDSAGKAVAAAPALSPLSETLWRDRAGAALLGDVSARLAWRDLAVTVALADGDTQAVLQGLTGHAEPGTITALMGPSGSGKSTLLDALAGRLAANAFLSGTILLNGRKANLSFGAAAYVTQDDNLIGTLTVRETISYSGRLRLPDKMAREEKQALVEGTIIEMGLQDCADTVVGNWHLRGISGGEKRRVSIALEILMRPRLLFLDEPTSGLDSASAFFVTQTLRGLARDGRTVIASVHQPSSEVFTLFDCLYLLSGGKTVYFGKASEACEFFSQAGFPCPPLRNPSDHFLRCINSDFDKVKATLKGSMKTRFERSDDPLEKITTSEAMRRLISYYQHSQYYINAQQKVDEMARVKGTVLDSRGSQASFAMQAFTLTKRSFINMSRDFGYYWLRLIIYIVVTLCIGTIYLNVGTGYSSILARGACASFVFGFVTFMSIGGFPSFVEDMKVFQRERLNGHYGVLAFVISNTLSAMPFLILITFVSGTLCYFMVRLHPGFTHYLFFVLALYASVTVVESLMMAIASVIPNFLMGIIIGAGIQGIFMLVSGYFRLPHDIPKPFWRYPMSYISFHYWALQGQYQNDLKGLVFNNQDDELPKIPGEYILENVFQIDVNRSKWLDLAVLFSMIVIYRLLFFVMIKISEDVTPWVRGYIARRRVQNRRQRKVELAARSPSLRGYVVDVASLPGDLP, from the exons ATGAGGAAggggggagcggcggccggggcgatggggagggcggcggcggcggcggcggagctggaggaCTCGGCggggaaggcggtggcggcggcgcccgcgctgAGCCCGCTCAGCGAGACGCTGTGGCGGGACAGGGCGGGCGCGGCCCTCCTTGGGGACGTGTCCGCGCGCCTCGCGTGGCGGGACCTCGCCGTCACCGTCGCGCTCGCCGACGGCGACACGCAGGCCGTGCTGCAGGGCCTCACGGGCCACGCCGAGCCGGGCACCATCACCGCGCTCATGGGGCCCTCCGGCTCCGGCAAGTCCACGCTGCTCGatgcgctcgccggccgcctcgccgccaaCGCCTTCCTCTCCGGGACCATCCTCCTCAACGGACGCAAGGCCAACCTCTCCTTCGGCGCCGCG GCCTATGTGACACAAGATGACAACCTGATCGGCACACTGACGGTGAGGGAGACGATCTCATACTCGGGGCGCCTCCGGCTCCCCGACAAGATGGCCAGGGAGGAAAAACAGGCCCTGGTCGAGGGAACCATCATCGAGATGGGGTTGCAGGACTGCGCTGACACGGTCGTTGGCAACTGGCACCTGAGGGGGATCAGTGGTGGCGAGAAGAGGAGGGTCAGCATCGCCCTTGAGATACTGATGAGGCCCAGGCTGCTCTTCCTGGATGAGCCTACCAGTGGTCTCGATAG TGCTTCAGCGTTCTTCGTTACACAGACGCTGCGTGGGCTGGCCAGGGATGGCCGGACAGTCATCGCTTCGGTGCATCAGCCGAGCAGTGAGGTGTTCACCCTTTTTGACTGTCTGTATCTTCTATCAGGGGGGAAAACTGTCTACTTTGGGAAGGCCTCTGAGGCTTGTGAG TTCTTCTCCCAAGCTGGTTTCCCATGCCCACCGCTGCGCAACCCGTCGGATCATTTTCTCAGGTGCATAAATTCGGATTTTGACAAGGTGAAGGCCACTCTGAAAGGATCAATGAAGACGAGA TTTGAAAGATCTGATGATCCGCTCGAGAAAATCACAACTTCAGAGGCAATGAGGAGGCTGATAAGCTACTATCAGCACTCACAGTACTACATTAATGCGCAACAGAAAGTAGATGAGATGGCACGGGTT AAAGGAACAGTGCTGGACTCAAGAGGAAGCCAAGCTAGCTTTGCGATGCAGGCGTTCACACTCACGAAGCGATCATTCATCAACATGTCGAGGGACTTCGGATACTACTGGTTGAGGCTTATCATCTACATTGTTGTGACACTCTGCATTGGGACTATCTACCTAAATGTCGGCACTGGATACAGCTCCATTCTG GCTCGGGGAGCATGTGCTTCTTTCGTATTTGGCTTTGTCACATTCATGTCGATCGGAGGGTTTCCATCGTTTGTCGAGGACATGAAG GTCTTTCAAAGGGAGAGGCTCAATGGGCACTACGGTGTGCTGGCTTTTGTCATCAGCAACACACTGTCAGCCATGCCCTTCCTGATCCTGATCACCTTCGTTTCGGGTACACTGTGCTACTTCATGGTGCGCCTCCACCCGGGCTTCACGCACTACCTCTTCTTCGTCCTGGCCCTCTATGCCAGCGTTACTGTTGTCGAGAGCCTGATGATGGCCATTGCTAGCGTGATCCCCAACTTCCTCATGGGCATAATTATCGGTGCAGGGATTCAG GGCATATTCATGCTTGTATCAGGATATTTCAGGCTTCCACATGACATCCCAAAGCCTTTCTGGAGGTACCCCATGTCATACATCAGCTTCCACTACTGGGCATTGCAG GGCCAGTACCAGAACGATCTCAAGGGCCTGGTGTTCAACAACCAGGACGACGAGCTGCCCAAGATCCCGGGGGAGTACATCCTGGAGAACGTGTTCCAGATCGACGTGAACCGGTCCAAGTGGCTGGACCTCGCCGTGCTGTTCAGCATGATCGTCATCTACCGCCTCCTCTTCTTCGTCATGATCAAGATCAGCGAGGACGTGACCCCCTGGGTGCGCGGCTACatcgcgcggcggcgggtgcaGAACCGGCGGCAGCGCAAGGTGGAGCTGGCCGCCCGGTCGCCGTCGCTCCGCGGGTACGTGGTGGACGTGGCCAGCCTGCCGGGCGATCTCCCCTGA